In the Trinickia acidisoli genome, GGGCGATGAGTGGTTCGGCGGATCGCCGTTCGCTTCGCAGCCGCCTGCGCAGCAGCGGCCCGGCGTAGCGGCCGGCTACTATCGCGTCAATCCCGGCGACACGCTTCCCGGTATCGCGGCTGCATTTGGTCAGCGTGCGGACGACCTGGCGGCATGGAACAATCTGCCGCGCACAGCTATGCTGACGCCTGGGCAGGTGCTGCGCGTTGCGCCACCGCCGGGTGCCGGCGCATCTTCCGGCGAGGGCCTCGTCGTGCGCCCCGCGTGGCCGGCCTATGGGAAAGTCGTGCGGCTGACCGATGCGGGCAACGTCAAGGGCATCGTCATCACGGGGCAGCCCGGCGAGGTCGTGAAGGCATCGGCCGACGGGACCGTGATTTACGTGGGCACGGGGGTCGATCAATACAAGTCGCTCATCGTCGTCAAGCATGGTGGCGATGTCGTTTCAGGCTATGCGGTGAACGGCGACGTCATGGTGAAGGAAGGCGACCCTGTCATAAAGGGGCAGCCCATTGCACAAATGGGCGCCGACGCGTCGGGACGCGGCACCCTCGAATTCGAAATCCGCAAGGCCGGCAAGCCTATCGATCCGCTCGCCTATCTGCCTCGCTGATCCGCTCACCTGGCGGGCACTGGCCGTGCTGGGTGCCTACGACATCGACGCCAGCAAGATCGCAAGCCGTTTCACGTGCGTGCGGAACGCCTCTAGCGAGTCGCGCTCGCCGGATGCACTCGGTTGCGGCTGCGTCGACAGTTCCGCGTGCGCTTTCAATTCGTCGGCGATTCTGCATCGCACGTCGGGCGGCAGCGCGCGGATGACCGATAGCGTCAGCAGTTCTTGCGCGTGAAGCATGCCGATGACCGAATGGATATTCGTTTGCGTTGTCATACCGATCTCCGTTGAGCGCCGACGGTCCTTTCATACTAGGCCGGTGCGCGCCGGGAGGCCAACGTTGCGCTCGAGCGCGAGGTCGCGAAGCGTTGCCTTCACGTCTGCGCAAAATGACGTAACCTGAATATTTCAGCGGTGAGCGTTCGGGGCCGCGTGTCAGCAAGGCGCATGCCGCTGTTTGCCCGAGGAGGTTTTCGATGACAGCCGTCGATCTGGAATTCGACCAGCTCAACAGTACCGTCGATGCGCTGCGGCGCTCCATCTCTAATCGTTTGATGTACGGCGTCGGCAAAGACGCCGTTGCGGCTCGGCCGCAGGATTGGCTCAACGCCGCGGCGCTCGCCGTGCGCGACCGGCTCGTCGCGCGCTGGATGAAAACCACGCGGCAGCAATACGAGCAAGACGTCAAGCGTGTCTATTACCTGTCGATGGAGTTTCTCATCGGCCGCACGTTCACGAACGCGTTGCTCGCTCTCGGAATCTACGATTCGATGAAGGAGGCCTTGGCGAGCCTAGGTGTCGATATGGAGGCCATGACCGATCTCGAGCCCGATGCCGCGCTCGGCAACGGCGGCCTCGGCCGCCTGGCTGCTTGTTTTCTCGATTCGATGGCAACGCTTGCCATTCCGGGGTTCGGCTACGGGATTCGATACGAGTACGGCATGTTCCGGCAGCAGATCGTCCGCGGCGAACAAGTCGAGACGCCCGACTATTGGCTGCGCGCGGGCAATCCTTGGGAGTTTCCGCGGCCCGAAGTGCAATACATCGTTCACTTCGGCGGGCGCACGATCGTGCACGACGGGCGCGTCGAATGGGTCGATACCGATCACGTCAGTGCGATGGCGTACGACACCGTG is a window encoding:
- a CDS encoding peptidoglycan DD-metalloendopeptidase family protein; translated protein: MKTVSIRARQRLAWAPVALALAGVTFLGGCATGDEWFGGSPFASQPPAQQRPGVAAGYYRVNPGDTLPGIAAAFGQRADDLAAWNNLPRTAMLTPGQVLRVAPPPGAGASSGEGLVVRPAWPAYGKVVRLTDAGNVKGIVITGQPGEVVKASADGTVIYVGTGVDQYKSLIVVKHGGDVVSGYAVNGDVMVKEGDPVIKGQPIAQMGADASGRGTLEFEIRKAGKPIDPLAYLPR